The following are encoded together in the Drosophila biarmipes strain raj3 chromosome 3L, RU_DBia_V1.1, whole genome shotgun sequence genome:
- the LOC108034861 gene encoding arginine-glutamic acid dipeptide repeats protein isoform X15 yields MAASTQGEIRVGPGHQVNDVYAKLPDYNPISSFPIDKETDERELEESRWSPGVVADGDLLMFLRAARSMAAFQGMCDGGLEDGCLAASRDDTTINALDVLHDSGYDPGKALQALVKCPVSKGIDKKWTEDETKKFIKGLRQFGKNFFRIHKDLLPHKDTPELVEFYYLWKKTPGANNNRPHRRRRQSALRRNRVTRANNSSSSNTPPKKEDTPEPQTATTATATATAASETASRSSPAVSKEENSSLTEDDASECDSDSSLTHKRDESPSRMRTRNKQQNNNSSTSSSNNAAGNGGGNATSISSGSTGGGAAGGNSSSKDQSANAVANGKRPKRGSETPDVAGGASVDSPKTPTKAVAESSTNKRKGGKQDTPNKKKRTEQEASEPSAQEENAVKEKRKRPDSPVESMNSDSRPDSVLDDGESNTTDTTTAEQQSTKDSKETVSCKEEREMITNDLEAKAEEKSIKAEALAEDSKDSAIKNMDEETNIQAPTSVDTSSVDGPNPNAVANPVAPPITMKVPTIATVEALNASVDRKEAIDKMESCDSEPEMLKKLATIKQEVSPQQQQQQQLLQQQSQQQMQQQLAPVGIQPPPACPPSESVFIKKEPMEDSMDATCNQNSNEPQDLKVKIEIKNEDALKHSAGGLPPTGPGAPPSALHPLSGAPVESGQEPLHLQHMPHGPLPTQPPPGYLIDGQLKYGPPGQGVPSQPPQLHSDSAGGASGAPPGAPTTPQKYPPEMEMKFTPQDLKYPPPPPLDALKYSQEMQAAAAAAAAAGKYDMKYMMEQGKYPVELSAAHQPPSKPGYQDSLKIPDVKPGFGHLPHNVGSQLDAAHKYGPPPTSQESQQQQQSQPPAHQVPPGATPPPGIAMPKPHYQHDVQTPPLGRPFEPSGLMLKYGDPLAAKYGPPQDLKYPMPPVSQAGPADGKAYGGENLIKSSPYGPPPESPIDASARSTPGQDSQGSNSNSQPPSMPPQPQQFQSPHPSPHMPSPAGGGLPPGMHPQNLIHGPPSGAAGGSGPQPPPPPTSLHQPTPTPPGPPSLQHGLHPGHPHSQLSAASSMPPSSIGIPPTLSTMAPSHMHPHLHPHAHLQGLHRPHDLPPSMHPHAPMPLSLQGHPQHGHGLPPSHAPQQQQQQQQPPVGQAGTVRTPSPAQQPPRSLHDPQSSREPPSSQPSTTMAGSSGPGGPPPQQSPHAHRTSPLPGLAGSGPPPPGLIGHPMAIHPHLAHLPPGHPAHAALAHPGHHLLSHLGPGGGPIALLAGPGGLGGIPESALSRRTPPSHLPHSHASSAPLTPHSVASMTSSSMSLTTSTVPSSAFSRASPSVQISSGGGGPSGPGSVGPGGLPNSSAAAAAAAAAAHRAASPASSVSSLSRQSPLHPVPQSPLSHHPSSSALSAAAAAVAERDRHALMRQQSPHMTPPPVSNASLMASPLSKMYAPQPGQRGLGTSPPPHLRPGASPPVIRHPQMPLPLPLIAPGGGIPQIGVHPGQSPYPHPLLHPSVFYSPHHHPFNSPYGYAPYGPGFPAYMKPPPQPGQLDPAAVMAAHHAGLQGPPPQQMRQDEQNAAAAAAAAAAEKQHQAAAAAAAQQHKAPQQQPPGGMPPNKPPTPKTPQGPGGGMPPGMGGPGTPTGLPPGAYPGSHMPGYPQGPPHGSPFAPQDGQPHGLKPTSHMDALRAHAHSANSAGMGGGHHPTEPLPIDIEPDPEPEIPSPTHNIPRGPSPEAKPDDTECHRSQSAIFVRHIDRGDYNSCTRTDLIFKPVADSKLARKREERDRKLAEKERERRQQQQQQQQQQQQQQAAAAQQAAQQAKMKAELKPPYADTPALRQLSEYARPHVAFRELEEIKNAQAAAASQSRLDPHWMEYYRRGIHPSQFPLYANPAISQMERERLGIPPPHHVGLDPGEHMVRMIRLTREYHAHSHTHLHLPLHPQPQPPEAGFQLPPNVGQYPRPNMLIPREPHSDVLLRMSYADQLQYLQAAEFQRQSLHDQYFRQRPR; encoded by the exons ATGGCGGCCTCCACTCAAGGAGAAATTCGAGTGGGTCCCGGCCACCAGGTAAACGATGTCTAT GCAAAACTGCCCGATTATAATCCAATCTCAAGCTTCCCCATCGACAAGGAAACCGATGAACGTGAACTAGAGGAATCAAGATGGAGTCCAGGCGTTGTGGCCGATGGCGACTTGTTAATGTTCTTGCGTGCGGCTCGCTCCATGGCTGCATTTCAAGGAATGTGTGATGGCGGACTAGAAGACGGTTGTTTGGCTGCCAGTCGCGACGACACCACAATAAACGCACTCGACGTG CTCCACGATTCTGGCTACGATCCAGGCAAAGCTCTACAAGCGCTCGTAAAGTGCCCCGTATCGAAGGGCATCGACAAGAAGTGGACCGAAGACGAAACAAAGAAGTTCATCAAGGGTCTGCGTCAGTTTGGGAAGAACTTCTTCCGCATCCATAAGGACCTGCTGCCGCACAAGGACACACCGGAGCTGGTCGAGTTCTACTATCTGTGGAAGAAGACGCCCGGCGCGAACAACAACCGGCCGCACAGGCGGCGACGACAGAGCGCCCTGCGCCGCAACCGCGTCACGCGGGCCAACAAcagtagcagcagcaataCACCTCCCAAGAAGGAGGACACTCCAGAACCACAAACTGcgacgacggcgacggcgacggcaaCCGCGGCGTCCGAGACGGCGAGTCGCTCCTCGCCCGCTGTCTCCAAGGAGGAGAACAGCTCGCTCACCGAGGACGACGCCAGCGAGTGCGACAGTGATTCGAGTCTGACCCACAAAAGGGATGAATCACCCTCAAGGATGAGGACGCGAAATAAGCAacagaacaacaacagcagcaccagcagcagcaacaacgcgGCCGGCAACGGTGGCGGCAACGCCACATCCATAAGCAGCGGTTCAACCGGCGGCGGTGCCGCTGGCGGCAATAGCTCCTCCAAGGATCAGTCAGCCAACGCCGTGGCTAACGGCAAGAGGCCCAAGCGAGGCTCCGAAACACCGGACGTTGCCGGCGGAGCCTCGGTCGATAGTCCCAAGACGCCGACAAAGGCAGTGGCCGAGAGTTCGACCAACAAGCGGAAGGGTGGCAAACAGGATACGCCCAACAAAAAGAAGCGCACAGAGCAGGAGGCCAGCGAGCCTAGTGCCCAGGAGGAGAATGCCGTCAAGGAGAAGCGTAAGCGACCGGACAGTCCGGTGGAGAGCATGAACTCGGACAGCAGGCCAGACTCTGTGCTCGACGATGGCGAGTCGAATACGACGGACACCACGACCGCCGAGCAGCAGTCCACCAAGGACAGCAAGGAGACGGTCAGCTGCAAGGAGGAGCGCGAAATGATCACCAACGATCTGGAGGCCAAGGCCGAGGAGAAGTCCATAAAGGCAGAGGCTTTGGCAGAGGACAGTAAGGATAGCGCCATTAAGAACATGGACGAGGAGACGAACATCCAAGCGCCCACCAGCGTGGACACGAGTTCGGTGGACGGACCTAATCCTAATGCTGTGGCCAATCCCGTGGCTCCGCCGATTACAATGAAGGTGCCCACGATTGCCACTGTTGAAGCGCTGAATGCGTCCGTAGATCGCAAGGAGGCCATCGACAAAATGGAGTCGTGCGACAGCGAGCCAGAGATGCtcaagaagctggccaccatcAAGCAGGAGGTTtctccgcagcagcagcaacagcaacagctgctgcagcagcaatcgcagcagcagatgcagcagcaACTTGCTCCCGTTGGCATTCAGCCACCTCCAGCTTGCCCGCCCTCGGAGTCGGTCTTCATCAAGAAGGAGCCCATGGAGGACTCAATGGACGCCACCTGCAATCAGAACAGTAATGAGCCACAGGACTTGAAGGTGAAGATCGAGATCAAAAATGAGGATGCGCTGAAGCACAGTGCGGGAGGTCTGCCACCCACAGGTCCCGGTGCACCACCCTCAGCCCTCCATCCGCTCTCCGGAGCTCCGGTGGAAAGTGGTCAGGAGCCCCTGCACCTGCAGCATATGCCCCATGGACCGCTGCCGACCCAACCGCCTCCTGGCTACCTTATCGATGGCCAGCTTAAGTATGGACCTCCGGGACAAGGTGTGCCCTCACAGCCACCCCAACTGCATAGCGATTCGGCAGGAGGAGCTAGCGGAGCACCGCCTGGAGCGCCAACAACGCCCCAGAAGTATCCGCCCGAGATGGAGATGAAGTTCACTCCCCAGGATCTCAAGTAtccaccaccgccgcccctAGATGCACTCAAGTACAGTCAGGAGATGcaggcagcggcggcagcagctgctgctgctggcaaaTACGATATGAAGTACATGATGGAGCAGGGCAAGTACCCCGTGGAGTTGTCCGCTGCCCACCAGCCGCCAAGCAAGCCGGGCTATCAGGATTCGCTGAAGATACCTGATGTGAAGCCCGGTTTCGGTCACCTGCCGCACAATGTGGGCTCGCAGCTGGACGCTGCCCACAAATACGGACCGCCACCCACGTCCCAAGagtcccagcagcagcagcaatcccAACCGCCGGCACATCAGGTGCCGCCGGGAGCCACGCCGCCGCCTGGCATCGCTATGCCCAAGCCGCACTACCAGCACGATGTGCAGACACCACCGTTGGGACGGCCCTTCGAGCCCTCTGGTCTCATGCTCAAGTATGGCGATCCATTGGCGGCTAAATACGGTCCGCCGCAGGATCTCAAGTACCCGATGCCGCCGGTCTCCCAGGCAGGACCCGCGGACGGGAAAGCGTATGGCGGCGAGAATCTGATCAAGTCCTCGCCCTACGGACCTCCGCCGGAGAGTCCAATCGACGCCTCGGCGCGCTCAACGCCTGGTCAGGACAGCCagggcagcaacagcaattcCCAGCCCCCGTCAATGCCACCACAGCCGCAGCAGTTCCAGTCGCCGCATCCCTCGCCGCATATGCCTTCGCCAGCCGGTGGTGGCCTGCCGCCGGGAATGCATCCGCAAAATCTCATCCACGGCCCGCCATCAGGTGCAGCGGGAGGTAGTGGTCCTcagccgcctccgccgcccacGTCGTTGCACCAGCCGACGCCCACGCCTCCAGGACCTCCCAGCCTGCAGCATGGCTTGCATCCTGGTCACCCGCACTCGCAGCTGTCTGCGGCCTCGTCGATGCCGCCTAGCTCGATTGGAATTCCTCCCACGCTCTCGACAATGGCGCCCTCGCACATGCACCCTCACCTTCACCCACATGCACATCTGCAGGGTCTCCACCGGCCGCACGATCTGCCACCCAGCATGCATCCGCATGCTCCCATGCCGCTGTCGCTGCAGGGACATCCGCAACATGGTCACGGACTGCCGCCCTCGCATGCtcctcagcagcagcagcaacaacaacagccgcCTGTTGGCCAGGCTGGCACGGTGCGAACTCCATCACCTGCCCAGCAGCCGCCGAGATCCCTGCACGATCCGCAATCGTCTCGAGAGCCGCCCAGCTCGCAGCCCTCGACCACGATGGCGGGATCGAGTGGTCCCGGTGGACCACCGCCGCAGCAGTCACCGCACGCTCATCGCACATCACCGTTGCCTGGTCTCGCGGGCAGTGGTCCGCCACCCCCAGGACTCATCGGGCACCCGATGGCCATACACCCGCACCTGGCCCACCTGCCACCGGGTCACCCGGCCCACGCAGCGCTGGCTCATCCGGGTCACCATCTGCTGTCGCACTTGGGACCTGGCGGTGGACCCATAGCCTTGCTGGCCGGACCCGGTGGACTTGGAGGAATTCCAGAGTCCGCTCTAAGTCGCCGTACCCCGCCCTCTCACCTGCCACACTCGCACGCCTCCTCGGCTCCGCTGACGCCGCATTCGGTGGCCAGTATGACTTCTAGCAGTATGTCGCTGACCACCAGCACAGTGCCATCGTCCGCCTTTAGCCGCGCCAGTCCCAGCGTACAGATCTCGAGCGGTGGAGGAGGACCTTCGGGGCCAGGAAGCGTTGGTCCAGGAGGCTTGCCAAACTCctcggcagcggcggcggctgcagcggcggctgccCATAGAGCGGCCTCGCCAGCGTCTAGCGTAAGCAGCCTGAGTCGTCAGAGTCCGTTGCACCCGGTGCCACAGTCGCCGCTCAGCCATCATCCCTCGTCATCTGCGTTATCTGCCGCGGCAGCTGCTGTGGCGGAAAGGGATCGACATGCGCTGATGCGCCAGCAATCCCCACACATGACACCTCCACCGGTGTCCAATGCCTCGTTGATGGCTAGTCCTCTGAGCAAGATGTACGCTCCTCAACCGGGTCAGAGGGGTTTGGGGACGTCTCCACCGCCGCATTTGCGGCCAGGAGCCTCGCCACCGGTCATCCGTCACCCGCAGATGCCTCTGCCGTTGCCACTGATCGCGCCTGGCGGGGGTATCCCACAGATTGGAGTGCATCCGGGTCAGTCACCATATCCGCATCCGCTGCTGCATCCATCGGTCTTCTATTCGCCGCATCACCATCCCTTCAATTCGCCCTACGGCTATGCGCCCTATGGTCCTGGATTCCCGGCCTACATGAAGCCGCCGCCACAGCCCGGACAACTCGATCCGGCAGCAGTGATGGCCGCTCACCATGCTGGGCTGCAGGGACCGCCGCCCCAGCAGATGCGTCAGGATGAGCAGAATGCAGcggccgccgcagcagcagctgctgctgagAAGCAACACcaagccgcagcagcagcggcagctcaGCAGCACAAGGCGCCGCAGCAACAGCCGCCTGGCGGAATGCCACCAAACAAACCGCCGACGCCAAAGACGCCACAGGGTCCGGGCGGTGGAATGCCGCCGGGAATGGGTGGACCGGGAACCCCGACGGGACTACCGCCTGGTGCCTATCCTGGCAGCCACATGCCGGGATATCCCCAAGGACCGCCCCATGGATCGCCCTTTGCGCCCCAAGATGGTCAGCCTCACGGCCTGAAGCCCACATCGCACATGGACGCCCTGCGAGCGCACGCACACTCGGCCAATTCGGCGGGAATGGGCGGAGGACATCATCCCACGGAGCCAT TGCCCATTGATATTGAGCCGGATCCGGAGCCAGAGATACCCAGTCCCACGCACAACATACCACGTGGTCCCAGTCCCGAGGCGAAACCGGACGACACCGAGTGCCATCGCTCTCAGTCTGCCAT ATTTGTGCGCCACATCGATCGTGGAGATTACAACTCATGCACGCGAACGGATTTGATCTTCAAGCCGGTGGCCGACTCAAAGTTGGCCCGCAAGCGCGAAGAGCGCGACCGCAAGCTGGCCGAGAAGGAGCGAGAGCGGCGTCAG cagcagcaacaacagcaacagcagcagcaacaacagcaagcgGCAGCCGCTCAACAGGCGGCGCAGCAGGCCAAGATGAAGGCGGAGCTGAAGCCTCCGTATGCGGATACGCCAGCACTGCGCCAGCTGTCGGAGTACGCTCGTCCCCACGTCGCCTTCAG GGAACTGGAGGAGATCAAGAACGCACAAGCTGCTGCGGCTAGTCAATCCCGGCTAGATCCGCACTGGATGGAGTACTATCGACG CGGCATCCACCCCTCGCAGTTCCCCCTGTATGCGAATCCGGCGATATCGCAGATGGAGAGGGAGCGTCTGGGAATCCCACCTCCGCACCATGTGGGGTTGGACCCGGGCGAGCACATGGTGCGTATG ATACGATtgacgagagaatatcatgcACACTCTCATACTCATTTACATTTGCCTTTGCATCCACAGCCGCAACCACCGGAGGCCGGTTTCCAACTGCCAC CGAATGTTGGCCAGTATCCGCGGCCAAATATGCTTATACCTAGGGAGCCGCACTCGGATGTCCTGCTGCGCATGTCCTATGCCGACCAACTACAG TATTTACAGGCCGCCGAGTTCCAGCGACAGTCCCTGCACGATCAGTACTTTAG ACAACGGCCCAGATAA